The Clostridium sp. DL-VIII DNA window AAGTGTCAATATACAAAGTGGTTTAGATCCAGCTACAGCGAAAACAAATATAGAAAACTCAATTATGGAGTATCTTAAAACAGTAGCATTTCAACAAAGTTATGTTAGCTATGCATTTATAGGTGACAGAATTTTAAATGCAGAAGGTATAACAGATTATAGTAATTTGCTTTTAAATGGAGCTGCTGAAAATGTAACTATTGGAGATGAAGAAGTTGCAGTGTTAGGAGATGTTAATGTTGGATAGCAATACATTATTAGGATATCAGCCTGATTATTATAAAACATCTAAAGTTATGCAGCAAATTAATAATGCTAATGCTAACGAGTTGAACATATTAAACTCACGCATTGACCTTATAAAGCTGAACTATGACATAGATACAGCAGATGCAAATACTTTAACTAGATGGGAAAAAGAATTTAAAATAAAGAGTTTGCCTAATGATAGTTTAGATGCTAGAAGAGCACGAGTTAAGTCAAGGTTCTTGGGACAAGGTGATTTCTCTGAACAAATGATAAAGGATATTGCTAAAGCCTATATAAGTGAAGAGATAGATGTAATATTGGATTTACCTAATTTTGAATTTAAAATTGAGTTTATTTCTAATTCAGGAATATCAAAAAATATAGAAGACTTTTTTGAAGTTATAGAGGAAGTAAAAACCACATATTTAAGAGCAGATTACAAAATTACATCTAATACTAATAGTGTTTTATCTATAAAAGCATTTGGATTATATGGGGAAGAAATAAGAGTACTTCCATATCAAATAACTAGTATAAGTACAAATGGGAATATAGATATCGGTTTAGCACAAACAAGCGGAGCTGAAACAATAACAGTACAGCCTAAGGAGGGATAATATAATGGCAGAACAATTTTATACAATACCGACTGCTATAGGTAAGGCAAAGATAGCTAATAGCATAGCACTAGGGACTAAAATTAATCTAACGACTATGAAAATTGGAGATAGTAATGGTAGTTACTATAATCCAAATGAAAGTCAAACTGACTTAGTACATTCGGTTTATTCTTGTAATATAAATTCGGTTGCGGTTGATGAGGATAATGCAAATTGGATCAATATAATATGTGCCCTTCCTTCAGATGTAGGAGATTTTTATATAAGAGAAGTAGGTGCATTTGATGATACTGGTGCTTTAATATCAATCGGTAAATATCCTGAGACATATAAACCAATTGCAACTAATGGCAGTACAAAAGAAATCTATATTAAAATGACATTAGAAGTAACCAGCACTAGCAGTATTGAACTAAAAATAGATCCAACGGTGGTACTTGCAACAAAGAAAGATATAGATATTTTAACCAATTCTATTAATTCAATTACTACACACTTGTCAGAAAAAATAGAATTGTACATTGGAGAGACATTACCAGCTATAGCTGACAGAAAGAAAAACACTTTATATTTTAAAGTAACAGATACAATAAGCACCGGTACTACAGAAAATATAAAAGTAAGTCCAACAATGGGTATAAAAGTAATTTAAAAGGAAGGGTGATTATATAATGGCAAGTTTAAACAAAGTAAGGGTTCAATTGCTAAATGAAAGTACAGGAGAAGTTTTACAAGAAGTAGATGTAATGACAAGTGCAGATGCAGTCACATTCAGCGATGGAGAAACGTTTCAAGAGAAGTTAGATGCAGGAGAATTAAAAGGCAATAAGGGAGATACTGGTGCAACAGGGCCTCAAGGCGCAACAGGAGCTACTGGTTCTACAGGTGCAACTGGAACTAGAGGTTCACAATGGTTTACTGGA harbors:
- a CDS encoding putative phage tail protein; the protein is MLDSNTLLGYQPDYYKTSKVMQQINNANANELNILNSRIDLIKLNYDIDTADANTLTRWEKEFKIKSLPNDSLDARRARVKSRFLGQGDFSEQMIKDIAKAYISEEIDVILDLPNFEFKIEFISNSGISKNIEDFFEVIEEVKTTYLRADYKITSNTNSVLSIKAFGLYGEEIRVLPYQITSISTNGNIDIGLAQTSGAETITVQPKEG
- a CDS encoding phage tail protein; amino-acid sequence: MAEQFYTIPTAIGKAKIANSIALGTKINLTTMKIGDSNGSYYNPNESQTDLVHSVYSCNINSVAVDEDNANWINIICALPSDVGDFYIREVGAFDDTGALISIGKYPETYKPIATNGSTKEIYIKMTLEVTSTSSIELKIDPTVVLATKKDIDILTNSINSITTHLSEKIELYIGETLPAIADRKKNTLYFKVTDTISTGTTENIKVSPTMGIKVI